TTGTTTAGCATGATTGTTAAATCTTTAATAAATTGTTTTTGTTTTCTTGATTATCAGGATACCAAGTTGCGGGTCTTGTCCTGAAGTGTCTAAACGATTTGTTGACGAAGAAAAGTCAGTAAAATCGGGCTGATTTCCTCTGACCAATGTTCTTGAGGATAATGCTTGGCTTCTTCTAATTTGGCGAGACGAACGTTTTTATTTTCCTGCGCGATCGCGCCTGGGACATCAGCAGATAACCACGGATCGTTCATCCCCCAGATAATTTGGGTGGGTTTTTCCCAAGTGCTCCATCCCGCTTCAATTTCTGCCATGGCTTTGGGCAAATTTAAGTTTTTGATGGTCGCGACAAGAGAACGCCCCGCTTGCGAGTTTTGCAGAAACGGTTTTCGATAAATCCCTAAATTTTCCTCTGAGATCACATAACCGCTACCCTTTTCTAAGGTGCGATCCACTAGTAACGGGTCTTGAGTTAACATCTCTCCCATTAAGGGAAATGCCCATTGCCGCATCAGCCAAGGCAAGCGCACCGAAGCAGCGAGGGGAGTGTTGAGGATGACCAAACGCTCAATTTGTTCGGGATGACGAAAGGCATATTGCAAGCCCACAGAGCCGACAAAGCCTTGTACCACCAAATGAAATCGAGATAAATCTAAAGCGCTCAAGAATTCTCCCAGCGCCGTGATTAAAGCAGACGGTTGGTAGGAAAATTCTCGTGGTGAGGGTTTTGCCGATGAGCCTTCTCCTAACCAGTCCGGTGCATACGCCGTCAGTCCCGCCTCTGCAATATCCTCCAAAAGCACTCGCCAACAATAGCTATGAGCAAGAAGGCCATGTAAGAAGACAATCGGAGTGTCTTGGGTTTCATTTCTGGGAATGGCTCGGCGGTAGAACCATTGTTGATTATTAATGTTAAGGGTTTGTGTTTCGATCTGAGTCATTGCTTT
The nucleotide sequence above comes from Cyanobacteria bacterium GSL.Bin1. Encoded proteins:
- a CDS encoding alpha/beta fold hydrolase, which translates into the protein MTQIETQTLNINNQQWFYRRAIPRNETQDTPIVFLHGLLAHSYCWRVLLEDIAEAGLTAYAPDWLGEGSSAKPSPREFSYQPSALITALGEFLSALDLSRFHLVVQGFVGSVGLQYAFRHPEQIERLVILNTPLAASVRLPWLMRQWAFPLMGEMLTQDPLLVDRTLEKGSGYVISEENLGIYRKPFLQNSQAGRSLVATIKNLNLPKAMAEIEAGWSTWEKPTQIIWGMNDPWLSADVPGAIAQENKNVRLAKLEEAKHYPQEHWSEEISPILLTFLRQQIV